Proteins encoded together in one Micromonospora kangleipakensis window:
- a CDS encoding basic amino acid ABC transporter substrate-binding protein, which produces MRFDSAVRKAGLVVAIAALAVSAGCAKKDESEVQANGVKLIEKGKLTVCTHLPYAPFQSKDASGKVIGFDVDVMDLVAKDLGVEQTIVDTPFEGIKSGQDLNTGKCDAAAAGMTITEERQKVMNFSDPYFDATQAMLVKTGKPYKSLDDLKGKKLGVQAATTGRDYARKFEKEKGLQLVEFEDLAALQQALANGQIEAAVNDLPVWTEYIKEHPGGFEVTAEFDTGEQYGFSVKKDSNPELLKKINEVLAKAKQDGTYDKIYEKWIGKQPNS; this is translated from the coding sequence GTGAGGTTCGATAGCGCAGTCCGCAAGGCTGGCCTCGTCGTGGCGATCGCCGCCCTCGCGGTGAGCGCGGGATGCGCCAAGAAGGACGAGAGCGAGGTCCAGGCGAACGGGGTCAAGCTCATCGAGAAGGGCAAGCTGACCGTCTGCACCCACCTGCCGTACGCGCCCTTCCAGTCGAAGGATGCCAGCGGCAAGGTGATCGGGTTCGACGTCGACGTGATGGACCTGGTCGCCAAGGATCTGGGCGTCGAGCAGACGATCGTCGACACGCCGTTCGAGGGCATCAAGTCCGGCCAGGATCTGAACACGGGCAAGTGCGACGCGGCCGCCGCCGGCATGACGATCACCGAGGAACGGCAGAAGGTGATGAACTTCTCCGATCCGTACTTCGACGCGACCCAGGCGATGTTGGTCAAGACCGGCAAGCCGTACAAGTCGCTCGACGACCTCAAGGGCAAGAAGCTCGGCGTCCAGGCCGCGACCACGGGCCGTGACTACGCCCGGAAGTTCGAGAAGGAGAAGGGCCTGCAGCTCGTCGAGTTCGAGGATCTCGCCGCCCTGCAGCAGGCCCTCGCCAACGGCCAGATCGAGGCCGCCGTCAACGACCTGCCGGTCTGGACCGAGTACATCAAGGAGCACCCGGGCGGGTTCGAGGTGACCGCCGAGTTCGACACCGGCGAGCAGTACGGGTTCTCGGTGAAGAAGGACAGCAACCCGGAACTGCTCAAGAAGATCAACGAGGTGCTGGCCAAGGCCAAGCAGGACGGCACCTACGACAAGATCTACGAGAAGTGGATCGGCAAGCAGCCGAACTCCTGA
- a CDS encoding PadR family transcriptional regulator: MSVPLTLLGLLDREPSHGYDLKRDYDAYFGRGKPLPYGQVYATLSRLARDGKVVISEIGPGAGPDRKRYIITDLGATEVDHWLTEPVEPEPHLQTVLFAKVVLALMLDRPADEYLDTQRSAHLQRMRELTEIKRTGGLVDALLADHGLYHLEADLRWIEMTGARLDALRKAVRP; encoded by the coding sequence ATGAGCGTTCCCCTCACCCTTCTCGGCCTGCTCGATCGCGAGCCCAGTCACGGGTACGACCTGAAGCGCGACTACGACGCCTACTTCGGACGCGGCAAGCCGCTGCCGTACGGGCAGGTCTACGCGACCCTCAGCCGCCTGGCCCGGGACGGCAAGGTGGTGATCAGTGAGATCGGCCCCGGCGCCGGACCCGACCGGAAGCGTTACATCATCACCGACCTGGGCGCGACCGAGGTCGACCACTGGCTGACCGAGCCGGTCGAGCCGGAGCCACACCTGCAGACCGTGCTCTTCGCCAAGGTCGTGCTCGCGCTGATGCTGGACCGTCCCGCCGACGAATACCTCGACACGCAGCGCAGCGCACACCTGCAGCGGATGCGCGAGCTCACCGAGATCAAGCGCACCGGCGGCCTCGTCGACGCGCTGCTCGCCGACCACGGCCTGTACCACCTGGAGGCGGACCTCCGGTGGATCGAGATGACCGGCGCCCGGCTGGACGCCCTGAGGAAAGCGGTGCGGCCATGA
- a CDS encoding ABC transporter permease yields the protein MIGFGLRLAVAGGREALTRLVIIAAAVAIGAGLLLATLAGVNAVNTQLTRYASMYPMQTSGGHADPLWWSTREDYFHGTQIIRIDVAATGPHAPTPIGIPKTPGPGEYYASPSLRKLLAANPADQLANRYPGRDVGPIGRAALASPDTLLVIVGGTPDTVAKLPRARQISSIGDNTPALPETVVDLILGVIAGGLLFPVLIFIGTATRLSAARREQRFAAMRLVGATPKQISLIAAVEAAAAAVAGTAIGFILFFAFRGWLANIPFTGMRFFTSDMFLRPLDVLVVALGVPAGAALAARVSLRRVRISPLGVTRRVTPRPPRAYRLIPLVLGVAVLAFALVYRPPTSDGQTAIFLPGLLLIMTGLILAGPWLTMIGARVMARRASRPATLIAARRLADNPKAGFRAISGIMLALFVTSVAVGVITTIVANRGPAPIGSTGAGTMSTVFTENPPSVPDTVLTDLRAIPGVRSATVVRENPVRGNDRDGWVVACTDLPAAYGRCADGATVAEVPMSLMPFEQRASSTRVWPAASVTVGDLQRLPVASIVVGTDASVAALERSRTVLEVAYPTDFWVAPNVPGDFESDFANTLRGWKQLANVIIVASLALAGCSLAVSVVGGLSERKRPFSLLRLSGVQVRVLRRVVALESAVPMLAVAVVAIGMGFLAAQLFLKAQMDYTLTAPGVGFYAIVIVGLAACLAIIASTLPLLERITGPETARSE from the coding sequence ATGATCGGCTTCGGGCTACGCCTCGCCGTGGCCGGCGGCCGGGAGGCGCTCACCCGCCTCGTCATCATCGCCGCCGCCGTCGCGATCGGCGCCGGGCTGCTGCTGGCCACCCTCGCCGGGGTCAACGCCGTCAACACCCAGCTCACCCGGTACGCCTCGATGTACCCCATGCAGACGTCGGGCGGCCACGCCGACCCGCTGTGGTGGTCGACGCGGGAGGACTACTTCCACGGCACCCAGATCATCCGCATCGACGTCGCCGCGACCGGACCGCATGCACCCACCCCGATCGGCATTCCGAAGACGCCGGGGCCGGGCGAGTACTACGCCTCGCCGTCGTTGCGGAAGCTGCTGGCCGCCAACCCGGCCGACCAGCTCGCCAACCGCTACCCCGGACGTGACGTCGGCCCGATCGGTCGGGCGGCGCTGGCATCGCCGGACACCCTGCTCGTCATCGTCGGCGGAACCCCCGACACGGTCGCGAAGCTGCCTCGGGCACGGCAGATCTCCAGCATCGGCGACAACACTCCGGCACTCCCCGAGACCGTGGTGGACCTGATCCTGGGCGTGATAGCCGGCGGACTGCTGTTCCCCGTACTGATCTTCATCGGCACCGCCACCCGGCTCAGCGCCGCCCGCCGGGAGCAGCGGTTCGCGGCGATGCGCCTGGTCGGCGCGACACCGAAACAGATCTCGCTGATCGCGGCGGTCGAGGCGGCCGCGGCGGCCGTCGCCGGTACCGCGATCGGCTTCATCCTGTTCTTCGCGTTCCGCGGTTGGCTCGCGAACATCCCCTTCACCGGCATGCGGTTCTTCACCAGTGACATGTTCCTCAGACCGCTGGACGTCCTGGTGGTCGCGCTCGGCGTTCCGGCCGGCGCGGCGCTGGCGGCGCGGGTCTCGCTCCGGCGCGTTCGGATCTCCCCGCTCGGCGTCACCCGGCGGGTCACCCCCCGCCCCCCGCGCGCGTACCGCCTGATCCCGCTCGTGCTCGGCGTCGCCGTACTGGCATTCGCCCTGGTCTACCGGCCCCCCACGTCGGACGGCCAGACCGCCATCTTCCTGCCCGGGCTGCTGCTGATCATGACCGGCCTGATCCTCGCCGGTCCCTGGCTCACCATGATCGGCGCCCGGGTCATGGCGCGGCGCGCCAGCCGGCCCGCCACGCTCATCGCCGCGCGGCGCCTCGCCGACAACCCGAAGGCCGGCTTCCGGGCGATCAGCGGCATCATGCTCGCCCTCTTCGTCACAAGCGTGGCCGTCGGCGTGATCACCACGATCGTCGCCAACCGCGGCCCGGCGCCGATCGGATCGACCGGTGCCGGCACGATGTCCACCGTTTTCACCGAGAACCCGCCGTCGGTGCCCGACACGGTGCTGACCGACCTGCGCGCGATCCCCGGCGTGCGCAGCGCGACGGTGGTCCGCGAGAACCCGGTCCGCGGCAACGACCGCGATGGGTGGGTGGTCGCGTGCACCGATCTCCCGGCGGCGTACGGCCGGTGCGCCGACGGCGCCACCGTTGCCGAGGTGCCGATGAGCCTCATGCCCTTCGAGCAACGGGCATCGTCCACGAGGGTCTGGCCCGCCGCATCTGTCACGGTCGGCGACCTCCAGCGGTTGCCGGTGGCATCGATCGTCGTCGGAACCGACGCTTCGGTCGCCGCGCTGGAACGCTCGCGCACCGTCCTCGAGGTTGCCTACCCGACGGATTTCTGGGTGGCCCCGAACGTGCCCGGCGACTTCGAGTCGGACTTCGCCAACACGCTGCGCGGCTGGAAACAGCTGGCCAACGTCATCATCGTCGCCAGCCTCGCACTCGCCGGCTGCAGCCTCGCGGTCAGCGTGGTCGGCGGACTGAGCGAACGCAAGCGCCCGTTCAGCCTGCTGCGACTCAGCGGCGTGCAGGTGCGGGTCCTGCGCCGCGTGGTCGCCCTGGAAAGCGCCGTACCGATGCTCGCCGTCGCCGTTGTCGCGATCGGCATGGGCTTCCTCGCCGCACAGCTGTTCCTCAAGGCGCAGATGGACTACACGCTCACCGCGCCGGGCGTCGGGTTCTACGCGATCGTCATCGTCGGCCTGGCCGCCTGCCTCGCCATCATCGCCTCCACCCTGCCGTTGCTGGAGCGCATCACCGGCCCGGAGACCGCACGCAGCGAATGA
- a CDS encoding protein phosphatase 2C domain-containing protein: MTTETSVEQEPTAGTAGMVTDGQLVVALFATLRTSCSGEFEHRPNLSLIDVREFRHHLGRSAAVSALPPPRGATSTEGYIVRRGSARGSRQVRILIKRPDCEPDAPARRQMCAPQARRRLLMSTPQPAGGRRQDMRVTMTSAAARTGHANEDFTGAVPTAAVLIDGAGISGTESICRHGVAWYASRLGGSLLSLLSLVRDRSLSALLAEAIKQVTDDHRDTCDVADPISPSATVAILRLSDGLIEHLVLGDSVLVLDRADGAPLVVSDPREVIISRSYRSALEAVAEGSDEYHRVLRDLRANRNQPGGFWVAKDDPRAADEAIIGSCPISELTGAVLFSNGASRIVDRFRLADWPGVMAVLASSGPAEIIHRVRQAEARHAVAADDATIAHCTDLGEA; the protein is encoded by the coding sequence ATGACGACGGAGACCAGCGTCGAGCAGGAGCCGACCGCTGGGACGGCCGGTATGGTCACGGACGGGCAGTTGGTCGTCGCGTTGTTCGCGACACTCCGCACCAGCTGTTCAGGAGAGTTCGAGCACCGCCCGAATCTGAGCCTGATTGATGTTCGCGAGTTTCGGCACCACCTCGGCCGCAGCGCTGCCGTGTCGGCACTGCCGCCTCCGCGCGGAGCTACATCGACGGAGGGTTACATCGTCAGACGCGGGTCCGCGCGCGGATCGCGGCAAGTCCGGATATTGATCAAGAGGCCAGACTGTGAGCCCGACGCGCCTGCGCGGCGGCAGATGTGTGCGCCCCAAGCGCGTCGGCGGTTGTTAATGTCGACGCCTCAACCGGCGGGAGGGCGGCGGCAGGACATGCGGGTGACGATGACGAGCGCTGCGGCACGGACTGGCCACGCGAACGAGGACTTTACTGGCGCCGTACCGACGGCAGCGGTGCTGATCGACGGCGCCGGCATCTCCGGCACCGAATCGATCTGCCGGCACGGCGTGGCCTGGTACGCCAGCCGCCTGGGAGGCAGCCTCCTCAGCCTCTTGTCACTCGTGCGGGACCGCAGCCTTTCGGCGCTGCTCGCCGAGGCCATCAAGCAGGTGACGGACGATCACCGGGACACCTGCGACGTCGCCGACCCCATCAGTCCGTCGGCGACCGTAGCCATCCTGCGCCTGTCCGACGGCCTCATCGAGCACCTGGTGCTCGGTGACTCGGTCCTCGTGCTCGACCGAGCAGACGGTGCGCCGCTCGTCGTCTCCGATCCCCGGGAAGTGATCATCAGCCGGTCGTACCGGTCCGCGCTCGAGGCCGTCGCCGAGGGTAGCGACGAGTACCACCGAGTCCTCCGAGACTTGCGCGCCAACCGGAACCAGCCGGGCGGCTTCTGGGTGGCCAAGGACGACCCGCGGGCGGCAGACGAGGCGATCATCGGAAGCTGTCCGATCTCCGAGCTGACCGGTGCCGTCCTGTTCAGCAATGGAGCCAGCCGCATCGTGGACCGGTTCCGGCTCGCCGACTGGCCGGGGGTCATGGCCGTCCTGGCGTCGAGCGGACCCGCCGAAATCATCCATCGTGTCCGGCAGGCGGAGGCGCGCCACGCGGTGGCGGCGGACGATGCGACGATCGCACACTGTACCGACCTCGGCGAGGCCTGA
- a CDS encoding DoxX family protein: MFAAYVTVTILASVFNGIAAVTYLIGHDYPKAQADMKRVPRSWVPVLGMLLAAGSLGLLAGFAVPLLGTLAAAGLVLYFLGALFAHLRVGSRQLVGWAVFFSTAVAALTVNLGYHW, translated from the coding sequence ATGTTCGCCGCTTACGTCACGGTCACCATCCTCGCCTCGGTCTTCAACGGCATCGCCGCCGTCACCTACCTGATCGGCCACGACTATCCAAAGGCCCAGGCGGACATGAAGCGCGTGCCACGGTCGTGGGTACCGGTGTTGGGCATGTTGCTGGCGGCGGGCTCTTTGGGGCTGCTAGCCGGGTTCGCCGTGCCACTGCTGGGGACACTCGCCGCCGCTGGCCTCGTGCTGTACTTCCTCGGCGCGCTCTTTGCGCACCTGCGAGTGGGTTCCCGCCAGCTCGTGGGATGGGCCGTGTTCTTCTCCACTGCGGTGGCCGCACTAACCGTGAACCTCGGCTACCACTGGTGA
- a CDS encoding amino acid ABC transporter permease: protein MKLRRRQRERLSLWLQYLAFIAIIAVVIFAADWGRLRDAFFRVDIIESMFPTIITVALRNTILYTLGAFAFGLVFGTILALMRLSRVAPYRWLATAYIELFRGLPALLVLFLVGYGIPIAFPEREIPGGVFGSIAIGLGLTAAAYMAETIRAGIQAVPKGQMEAARTLGMSHFTAMRTIVIPQAFRIVIPPLTNELILLTKDSSLAYVLGVTAQTIEVTKFGRDTLNDRVNATPLLVAGLTYLAITLPLSQVVRRLELRYAKAR from the coding sequence GTGAAGCTGCGACGCCGCCAGCGAGAGCGGCTGTCCCTCTGGCTCCAGTACCTGGCCTTCATCGCCATCATCGCCGTGGTGATCTTCGCCGCGGACTGGGGCAGGCTGAGAGACGCGTTCTTCCGCGTCGACATCATCGAGTCGATGTTCCCGACGATCATCACCGTCGCGCTGCGCAACACGATCCTCTACACGCTGGGTGCGTTCGCCTTCGGCCTCGTGTTCGGCACCATCCTCGCGCTGATGCGGCTGTCCCGGGTGGCTCCGTACCGCTGGTTGGCGACGGCGTACATCGAGCTGTTCCGGGGTCTGCCCGCGCTGCTGGTGCTCTTCCTCGTCGGGTACGGCATTCCCATCGCCTTCCCGGAGCGGGAGATCCCGGGCGGCGTGTTCGGTTCGATCGCGATCGGTCTCGGGTTGACCGCCGCGGCGTACATGGCCGAGACCATCCGGGCCGGCATCCAGGCCGTGCCGAAGGGACAGATGGAGGCGGCGCGCACCCTCGGCATGTCGCACTTCACCGCGATGCGCACCATCGTCATCCCGCAGGCGTTCCGGATCGTGATCCCGCCGCTGACGAACGAACTCATCCTGCTCACCAAGGACTCGTCGCTCGCCTACGTGCTCGGCGTGACGGCACAGACCATCGAGGTCACCAAGTTCGGTCGGGACACGCTGAACGACCGGGTGAACGCCACCCCGCTGCTGGTGGCCGGCCTCACCTACCTGGCGATCACCCTGCCTCTCTCCCAGGTGGTACGACGCCTCGAACTCCGCTACGCCAAGGCTCGGTGA
- a CDS encoding ABC transporter ATP-binding protein, whose translation MTIVIEARSVTFSFGETPALRGASIAVDAGEILAIMGPSGSGKSTLLHCLAGILVPDSGEILFDGRRVDAMTETERSSLRRDRFGFVFQFGQLVPELTAAENVALPLLLSGVRRTEALRKAYGWFERLGLDGMEQRRSGELSGGQAQRVALARGLVAKPEVLFADEPTGALDSLTGEQVMNLLVAAAREQGITVILVTHEPRVAAYADREVIVRDGRVNLPERIAS comes from the coding sequence ATGACCATCGTGATCGAAGCGCGGAGCGTGACGTTCTCGTTCGGCGAGACCCCCGCGCTGCGGGGCGCGAGCATCGCCGTGGACGCGGGCGAGATCCTCGCCATCATGGGGCCTAGCGGCTCGGGTAAGTCGACGCTGCTGCACTGCCTGGCCGGCATCCTGGTGCCCGACTCCGGCGAGATCCTGTTCGACGGCCGCCGGGTCGACGCCATGACCGAGACCGAGCGCAGCAGCCTGCGCCGGGACCGCTTCGGGTTCGTGTTCCAGTTCGGACAACTCGTCCCCGAGCTCACCGCGGCGGAGAACGTCGCCCTGCCCCTGCTGCTCAGCGGGGTCCGCCGGACGGAGGCGCTGCGCAAGGCGTACGGCTGGTTCGAGCGGCTCGGCCTGGACGGCATGGAGCAGCGACGCTCGGGAGAGCTGTCCGGGGGGCAGGCCCAGCGCGTGGCCCTGGCCCGCGGCCTGGTCGCCAAGCCGGAGGTCCTCTTCGCCGACGAGCCGACCGGGGCGCTCGACTCGCTCACCGGCGAGCAGGTGATGAACCTGTTGGTCGCCGCGGCCCGCGAGCAGGGCATCACCGTCATCCTGGTCACCCACGAGCCACGGGTCGCCGCGTACGCCGATCGCGAGGTCATCGTCCGCGACGGACGCGTGAACCTGCCGGAGAGGATCGCGTCATGA
- a CDS encoding amino acid ABC transporter ATP-binding protein produces MTTTQPRPAVEIRDLHKSFGPLEVLKGIDFEVGHGEVVCVIGPSGSGKSTLLRCVNLLEEPTAGKIWVNGIEMTDPDVEIDSVRRGIGMVFQSFNLFPHLTVLNNLTIAQRRVLRRGRAEAERIARDNLERVGLTDKADAFPMQLSGGQQQRAAIARSLSMEPKLMLFDEPTSALDPELVGDVLTVMRKLAEDGMTMMVVTHEMAFARDVADRVVFMDGGVVVEQGPPQEVLGAPRHERTRSFLSRVLDPTHVAQLGQPDQSPEPPELPGLPADDRHNL; encoded by the coding sequence ATGACGACTACGCAACCCCGGCCCGCCGTCGAGATCCGCGACCTGCACAAGTCCTTCGGGCCGCTCGAAGTGCTCAAGGGCATCGACTTCGAGGTCGGCCACGGCGAGGTGGTCTGTGTCATCGGGCCGTCCGGGTCCGGCAAATCGACGCTGCTGCGGTGCGTCAACCTGCTGGAGGAGCCGACCGCCGGCAAGATCTGGGTGAACGGGATCGAGATGACCGACCCGGATGTCGAGATCGACTCGGTACGCCGCGGCATCGGCATGGTCTTCCAGTCGTTCAACCTCTTCCCGCATCTGACCGTGCTGAACAACCTCACCATCGCCCAGCGCCGGGTACTCCGGCGGGGCCGCGCCGAGGCCGAGCGGATCGCGCGGGACAACCTGGAGCGGGTCGGCCTGACCGACAAGGCCGATGCGTTCCCGATGCAGCTCTCCGGCGGGCAGCAGCAGCGGGCGGCGATCGCCCGATCGCTGTCGATGGAGCCCAAGCTGATGCTCTTCGACGAGCCGACCTCCGCCCTCGATCCGGAACTGGTCGGCGACGTGCTCACCGTCATGCGCAAGCTGGCCGAGGACGGCATGACGATGATGGTGGTCACCCACGAGATGGCGTTCGCCCGGGACGTCGCCGACCGGGTCGTGTTCATGGACGGCGGCGTGGTGGTCGAGCAGGGGCCGCCGCAGGAGGTGCTCGGCGCGCCGCGGCACGAACGGACCCGCTCGTTCCTCTCCCGGGTCCTCGACCCGACCCATGTCGCGCAGCTTGGTCAGCCCGACCAGTCCCCCGAGCCACCGGAGCTGCCTGGCCTGCCGGCCGACGACCGCCACAACCTGTGA